A single genomic interval of Microbacterium sp. LWO14-1.2 harbors:
- a CDS encoding MarR family transcriptional regulator has protein sequence MSAADEPADETPASAGETAALEDAVHRVEHELGRLFARIRVSWREAAITVHPDLQPLGYQVLTSIASGKATSAGAIIERLQTDKSAVSRHVRQLEQLGLVESIADPDDRRARVLVATPLAQERVALARSRYEARLSERLRGWSSEDLDRFVALLGDLGGSPEGS, from the coding sequence ATGAGCGCCGCCGACGAACCCGCCGACGAGACCCCCGCCTCCGCCGGCGAGACCGCCGCCCTCGAGGATGCGGTGCACCGCGTCGAGCACGAGCTGGGTCGGCTGTTCGCCCGCATCCGGGTGAGCTGGCGCGAAGCGGCGATCACGGTGCATCCCGACCTCCAGCCCCTCGGCTACCAGGTGCTGACGTCGATCGCCTCGGGCAAGGCGACGTCGGCCGGTGCGATCATCGAGCGTCTGCAGACCGACAAGTCCGCCGTCAGCAGGCACGTGCGGCAGCTCGAGCAGCTGGGACTCGTCGAGAGCATCGCGGACCCCGACGATCGACGCGCGCGTGTGCTCGTCGCGACGCCGCTCGCGCAGGAGCGCGTCGCCCTCGCCCGCTCCCGCTACGAGGCCCGTCTGAGCGAGCGTCTGCGCGGCTGGTCGTCGGAGGACCTGGACCGCTTCGTCGCCCTGCTCGGCGATCTCGGCGGCTCGCCCGAGGGCTCCTGA
- a CDS encoding MarR family transcriptional regulator, with product MTATDATTSPDVESAVGDLQAHLNLIFARTRTLWRESAARIAPDLQVGGYKLLTFIDRAGSASAHELAERFEMDKSVISRQVRMLEERGLIESRPDEHDGRLRVLTATPTASAALAELRRDHSRRLDAVMAELTADEIRAASKVFRLLSEV from the coding sequence ATGACCGCCACCGATGCGACGACCTCTCCGGACGTCGAGAGCGCCGTCGGCGACCTCCAGGCGCATCTGAACCTCATCTTCGCGAGGACTCGGACGCTGTGGAGGGAGTCGGCGGCGCGCATCGCCCCCGACCTGCAGGTCGGCGGGTACAAGCTGCTCACCTTCATCGACCGGGCGGGCTCGGCCAGTGCGCACGAGCTCGCCGAACGGTTCGAGATGGACAAGTCCGTCATCAGCCGGCAGGTGCGGATGCTGGAGGAGCGGGGCCTCATCGAGTCCCGCCCCGACGAGCACGACGGCCGGCTGCGCGTGCTCACGGCCACGCCCACGGCCAGCGCTGCGCTCGCCGAGCTGCGCCGCGACCACAGTCGACGCCTCGACGCGGTCATGGCCGAGCTGACGGCGGACGAGATCCGCGCGGCATCCAAGGTCTTCCGGCTGCTGTCCGAGGTCTGA
- a CDS encoding calcium:proton antiporter, whose protein sequence is MSLTPHTSLRSLIGRSDVARIVLGWGSFAAVLIAHPLFTAPAPAAVLVVGLVAIVAVILVCAFGVVKQAEALAHRLGDPYGSLVLTLSIVLIEVILISAVMLGPGEHQTIARDSVMAVAMIIMNLVIGLALLVGGIRHRGLQHNRTGTSGYLAMLVLLVTLAFGLPALIGVDGSYTVAQEIPVVVLTLGVYAFFLVRQMGAQAADFTEVGTVAAGARSGTSILATLRAHRLEVAVRLALLVVTVLPIVLLSHDMAALLDDGLARLGAPPALAGVLIAAIVFLPESITAIRAALAGEAQRVTNLCHGALVSTVGLTIPAVLVIGMLTGQTVVLAESPANLLMLGATLLLSVTTFSAKRVTATHGATHLVLFAAYLIVLFR, encoded by the coding sequence ATGTCGCTCACCCCGCACACATCCCTCCGCAGCCTCATCGGGCGCAGCGACGTCGCACGCATCGTGCTCGGCTGGGGCTCGTTCGCCGCGGTGCTCATCGCGCACCCGCTGTTCACCGCACCCGCACCGGCCGCCGTGCTCGTCGTCGGACTCGTCGCGATCGTCGCCGTCATCCTCGTCTGCGCGTTCGGCGTCGTGAAGCAGGCCGAAGCACTCGCCCACCGCCTCGGCGACCCCTACGGGTCTCTCGTCCTGACGCTGTCGATCGTGCTGATCGAGGTCATCCTCATCTCGGCCGTCATGCTCGGGCCCGGCGAGCATCAGACGATCGCCCGCGACTCCGTCATGGCGGTCGCGATGATCATCATGAACCTCGTCATCGGCCTCGCGCTGCTGGTCGGCGGCATCCGCCACCGCGGGCTGCAGCACAACCGTACGGGAACCTCCGGCTATCTCGCGATGCTCGTGCTGCTCGTCACACTCGCGTTCGGCCTGCCCGCGCTCATCGGCGTCGACGGCTCGTACACGGTTGCGCAGGAGATCCCCGTCGTCGTGCTGACCCTCGGCGTGTACGCGTTCTTCCTCGTGCGCCAGATGGGCGCCCAGGCCGCCGACTTCACCGAGGTGGGTACTGTCGCGGCCGGCGCCCGCTCAGGCACGAGCATCCTCGCGACTCTGCGCGCGCATCGTCTCGAGGTCGCCGTGCGTCTCGCCCTGCTCGTCGTCACCGTGCTCCCGATCGTGCTCCTGTCGCACGACATGGCCGCGCTGCTCGACGACGGCCTCGCTCGTCTGGGAGCCCCGCCGGCCCTCGCCGGGGTGCTCATCGCCGCGATCGTGTTCCTGCCCGAGTCGATCACCGCGATCCGCGCCGCGCTCGCCGGCGAGGCCCAGCGCGTCACCAACCTCTGTCACGGCGCACTCGTCTCGACGGTCGGACTCACGATCCCGGCGGTGCTCGTCATCGGGATGCTGACGGGCCAGACCGTCGTGCTCGCCGAGTCTCCCGCGAACCTGCTCATGCTCGGCGCGACGCTGCTGCTGTCGGTCACCACGTTCTCCGCGAAGCGCGTCACAGCGACTCACGGCGCCACCCACCTCGTGCTGTTCGCCGCCTACCTGATCGTGCTGTTCCGCTGA
- a CDS encoding DHA2 family efflux MFS transporter permease subunit — protein sequence MTTPISPSSETTRSAREVFTAISGLVVGMFVAVLSGTVVSTSMPVIIADLGGTQSQYTWVITASLLATAVSTPIWGKLADLVDRKVLVQLALVIFTVGTVIAGFSTDTNMLIAVRVIQGIGVGGLMSLVMIAVALIISPRERGKYMGVVGGIMALGTIGGPLLGGLLTDVWGWRSNFFVGVPFALLALVLLQFTLHLPKPQRDTKVSIDYFGIVLLAVGVSTLLIWVSMGGSQFEWDSSTSIMLAVTAGVAIAAFIVVEFFVKEPIVPMSLFRNRTFTLSVIASIAIGVSMFATSVFLAQYFQLARGATPTESGLMTIPMIVGQMGASIVIGQLVSRFGKWKGWMITGSVLVTIGVSLMATLRYDTPFGLVATYMVVLGAGLGMVMQNLTLIVQNDTAPQQLGAASSNVNFFRTIAGTIGVTIMGSLLSSSVATYVKDGLEGFVPSSQEEVDALQHLGSGDVPKVGQLPETVRSIVESAYGHGIADSFIIAIPLAVIAVIAIAFIRNKPLSTKNAAEQLREQAEDSAIEVSQAEVGSSASTGTIRIADVEAGSPKTGTVTVLEREGEREGRERGR from the coding sequence GTGACAACCCCCATCTCACCCTCATCCGAGACCACGCGCTCGGCACGCGAGGTCTTCACCGCGATCTCCGGACTCGTCGTCGGCATGTTCGTCGCCGTGCTGTCCGGCACCGTCGTCTCGACCTCGATGCCCGTCATCATCGCCGACCTCGGCGGCACCCAGTCCCAGTACACCTGGGTCATCACCGCGAGCCTTCTCGCGACCGCCGTCAGCACCCCGATCTGGGGCAAGCTGGCCGACCTCGTCGACCGCAAGGTGCTCGTGCAGCTCGCACTCGTCATCTTCACGGTCGGCACGGTCATCGCCGGATTCTCGACCGACACGAACATGCTCATCGCGGTGCGCGTGATCCAGGGCATCGGCGTCGGCGGGCTGATGTCGCTCGTCATGATCGCCGTCGCGCTGATCATCTCCCCGCGCGAGCGCGGCAAGTACATGGGCGTCGTCGGCGGCATCATGGCCCTCGGCACCATCGGCGGCCCGCTGCTCGGCGGACTCCTCACCGACGTGTGGGGCTGGCGCTCCAACTTCTTCGTCGGCGTGCCCTTCGCGCTCCTCGCGCTCGTGCTGCTGCAGTTCACGCTGCACCTGCCGAAGCCGCAGCGCGACACGAAGGTGTCGATCGACTACTTCGGCATCGTGCTGCTCGCCGTCGGCGTCTCGACGCTGCTGATCTGGGTCTCCATGGGCGGCAGCCAGTTCGAGTGGGACTCCTCGACGAGCATCATGCTCGCCGTGACCGCGGGCGTCGCGATCGCCGCCTTCATCGTCGTCGAGTTCTTCGTCAAGGAACCGATCGTCCCGATGTCGCTGTTCCGCAACCGCACGTTCACGCTGTCGGTCATCGCGTCGATCGCGATCGGCGTCTCGATGTTCGCCACCTCGGTGTTCCTCGCCCAGTACTTCCAGCTCGCCCGCGGCGCCACGCCCACCGAGTCCGGCCTCATGACCATCCCGATGATCGTCGGACAGATGGGAGCGTCGATCGTCATCGGTCAGCTCGTGAGCCGCTTCGGCAAGTGGAAGGGCTGGATGATCACCGGCTCCGTGCTCGTCACGATCGGCGTCAGCCTCATGGCGACGCTCCGCTACGACACGCCCTTCGGCCTGGTCGCGACCTACATGGTCGTGCTCGGCGCCGGCCTCGGCATGGTCATGCAGAACCTGACCCTCATCGTGCAGAACGACACGGCCCCGCAGCAGCTGGGCGCGGCGTCGTCGAACGTGAACTTCTTCCGCACGATCGCCGGCACCATCGGCGTGACCATCATGGGGTCGCTGCTGTCGTCGAGCGTCGCCACCTACGTCAAGGACGGGCTCGAGGGCTTCGTGCCCTCCTCGCAGGAAGAGGTCGACGCCCTGCAGCACCTCGGCTCCGGTGACGTGCCGAAGGTCGGTCAGCTGCCCGAGACGGTCCGCTCGATCGTCGAGAGCGCCTACGGCCACGGCATCGCGGACTCGTTCATCATCGCCATCCCGCTCGCCGTCATCGCCGTGATCGCGATCGCGTTCATCAGGAACAAGCCGCTGTCGACGAAGAACGCCGCCGAGCAGCTGCGCGAGCAGGCCGAGGACTCCGCGATCGAGGTCTCGCAGGCCGAGGTCGGCTCGTCGGCCTCCACCGGCACCATCCGCATCGCCGACGTCGAGGCGGGTTCGCCGAAGACCGGCACGGTCACCGTGCTCGAACGCGAGGGCGAGCGCGAAGGCCGGGAGCGCGGGCGCTGA
- a CDS encoding alkene reductase, with the protein MSLFEPAVFGALPLSNRVVMAPLTRTRADDEGVPTETMAEYYRQRAGQGLIITEGTWPVAEGKSYQGQPGIVTPAQIDGWRRIADAVHADGGTIVMQLMHGGRVGHPEISGEPRVVGPSAIAAPGETHTPVGKAAMPVAHALTLDEIPEVVEQFAQAARNAIEAGLDGVEVHGANGYLVHEFLSPVSNVREDRYGGSPENRARFAIEVTRAVAEAVGADRTGIRLSPQHNIQGVLEEDDDDVLATYLALAEGLAPQGIAFVDVLSAAPTSELVQRIRRALGAPLIVNSGFAVPTTREEAEGLIAGGWADAVAAGRPVIANPDLVERWKQDAELNEPRPALFYGRTAEGYTDYPSLEAVRAGA; encoded by the coding sequence GTGAGCCTTTTCGAGCCTGCCGTCTTCGGCGCCCTCCCGCTGTCCAACCGCGTCGTCATGGCGCCCCTCACGCGCACGCGCGCCGACGACGAGGGCGTTCCGACCGAGACGATGGCGGAGTACTACCGTCAGCGCGCCGGGCAGGGCCTCATCATCACCGAGGGCACCTGGCCGGTCGCGGAGGGCAAGTCGTATCAGGGCCAGCCGGGCATCGTCACGCCCGCGCAGATCGACGGATGGCGCCGCATCGCCGACGCCGTGCACGCCGACGGCGGCACCATCGTGATGCAGCTCATGCACGGCGGACGCGTCGGTCATCCCGAGATCTCCGGTGAGCCGAGGGTCGTCGGCCCGAGCGCGATCGCCGCGCCCGGTGAGACGCACACGCCCGTCGGCAAGGCGGCGATGCCCGTCGCGCACGCGCTCACGCTCGATGAGATCCCCGAGGTGGTCGAGCAGTTCGCGCAGGCGGCGCGCAACGCGATCGAGGCGGGGCTCGACGGCGTCGAGGTGCACGGGGCCAACGGCTACCTCGTGCACGAGTTCCTGTCGCCGGTGTCGAACGTCCGCGAGGACCGGTACGGAGGGTCGCCGGAGAACAGGGCGCGCTTCGCGATCGAGGTCACGCGGGCCGTCGCCGAGGCGGTCGGCGCCGACCGCACCGGCATCCGCCTGTCGCCGCAGCACAACATCCAGGGCGTGCTGGAGGAGGACGACGACGACGTCCTCGCCACGTACCTCGCACTCGCCGAGGGCCTCGCGCCGCAGGGGATCGCCTTCGTCGACGTGCTCAGCGCCGCGCCGACGAGCGAGCTCGTGCAGCGGATCCGCCGGGCGCTCGGCGCTCCGCTGATCGTCAACTCCGGCTTCGCCGTGCCCACGACCCGCGAGGAGGCCGAGGGTCTCATCGCCGGCGGGTGGGCGGATGCTGTCGCCGCTGGACGTCCGGTGATCGCGAACCCCGACCTCGTCGAGCGGTGGAAGCAGGATGCCGAGCTCAACGAACCGCGACCGGCGCTCTTCTACGGACGCACCGCCGAGGGGTACACCGACTACCCGTCGCTGGAGGCCGTGCGCGCCGGCGCCTGA